The genome window AAACCGCATCAGGCCCTGGGGTGGAACGAGGCGGTTTCCTCGTCCAGATTCCCGTGAAAATCGTTAATCTGAAATTCCTGTTTGCTGATAGAATAGCCGATAGCAAGCATCACACTTCAAGGATCCCGCCCTGAATGAAATATAATTTCCATCTATTCTGGCGCACATTTTACCGTTCGTTCTTCAACTCAAAAAATACCACCGCAACACTTACAAGAAAACGCCTGTTCTTCCTGCTCCTCTTCTATACGGTCTGGCCGCTCGGAATGCTCGTCCACTGGTTTTGTTTCTGGCTGGATGACATTTTCTTCCCCGCATATAAAGATCAATCCATCGAAAAACCGTTGTTCATCCTCGGCAACCTGCGCAGCGGTTCCACCTTTCTGCACCGCCTGCTCTCGCGCGATTCGGAGACCTTCACCAGCCTGACGACCTGGGATATCTACCTGACGCCCTCCGTCACGCAAAAGAAGATCACCCAATTCGTTTCGCGGCTCGATAAAAAATATTTCAACGGCATCCTGCACCGCATGCTGTATGCCTTCGACCGCGCCACGCTCGGCAAGATAAAGATCCACCCCATTTCGTTCTTCCAGCCGGAGGAGGATGAAAACATCCACCTGCATATCTGGGACGGGTATTTCGTCACCTTCCTCTTCCCGTTCATGGACGAGATGCCGAATTACCAGCACTTCGATGAGGCGCTTGCCCCCGCGCATAAAAAACGCATCATGACCTTTTACAAGTCCATATTGCAGCGGCACATGTATGCAACCGGCAAAAAATATTTTGTGGCCAAGAACCCGGCCTTCAGCGCGAAGATCGAAACACTGGCGGAATTCTTTCCCGACGCGCGCATCATCTACCTGGCGCGCAACCCGCTGGACATGCTGCCCTCCACCATTTCATGGATCAACTATGCACGCCGTCAATTCACC of Anaerolineales bacterium contains these proteins:
- a CDS encoding sulfotransferase; translation: MKYNFHLFWRTFYRSFFNSKNTTATLTRKRLFFLLLFYTVWPLGMLVHWFCFWLDDIFFPAYKDQSIEKPLFILGNLRSGSTFLHRLLSRDSETFTSLTTWDIYLTPSVTQKKITQFVSRLDKKYFNGILHRMLYAFDRATLGKIKIHPISFFQPEEDENIHLHIWDGYFVTFLFPFMDEMPNYQHFDEALAPAHKKRIMTFYKSILQRHMYATGKKYFVAKNPAFSAKIETLAEFFPDARIIYLARNPLDMLPSTISWINYARRQFTDPGAGYFYIDEILDMTQHWYRHPLQYLDAHPSPRNLILNYDDLIQRPEQVIRKFYEQFGYPDQPGLPVIIDQAVKETLTFKSDHTYSLEEMGFTREQIVGLYADIFKRFEFETREDLVPVKRIELDM